A single window of Acinetobacter wuhouensis DNA harbors:
- a CDS encoding helix-turn-helix domain-containing protein: protein MTIKKWTPPTAQEIKQLRGVTGFTQAKTAHLCRIGLKTYQKWEQGDASPSQSAWTIYTFELRAQKIGFQSLDDLVESLEQKHST, encoded by the coding sequence ATGACTATAAAAAAATGGACTCCACCAACTGCACAAGAAATAAAGCAGTTGAGGGGGGTAACTGGTTTTACACAAGCTAAAACAGCTCATCTTTGCCGCATTGGCTTAAAGACATACCAAAAATGGGAGCAGGGTGATGCAAGCCCGAGTCAGTCAGCATGGACAATCTATACTTTTGAATTACGAGCACAAAAAATTGGATTTCAGTCTTTGGATGATCTAGTGGAATCTTTAGAGCAGAAACATAGTACTTGA